The Thermus aquaticus nucleotide sequence CCTCAGGACCGTCTTCACCTCGGCCAGCCTGGCCGCGTAGAGGAGGACCGCCTGGAGGTCTTCGGACTCCAGGTCAGGGTAGTCCGCCAGGATCTCCTCCGGGGTCATGCCCGAGGCCAGGAGCTCCAAGAGGACCTTCACCGGGTAGCGGAGCCCCCGCACCGTGGGCTGCCCGTGGTTCACCTCGGGGTCCACGCTGATGCGGGCCAGAAGGTCGCCCTGGTCCATGGCCTCATGGTATCGGCTGGGGTGGGAAGGGGCCGGGGGGCAGTGGGCCTAGCCCCGCCCCGC carries:
- a CDS encoding DUF433 domain-containing protein, with the translated sequence MDQGDLLARISVDPEVNHGQPTVRGLRYPVKVLLELLASGMTPEEILADYPDLESEDLQAVLLYAARLAEVKTVLRVA